A window of bacterium genomic DNA:
CCGGTTTTCGTGAGACTGAAACTGAAAAGTAAGCAATCCACGAGGCTAAAAGATCGCTACCCGAGTGCGCTGCTTCTGAGATAACGCTAACTGACCCTGTTTGAAAACCCACTATGATCTTTAGAATTACGAGGGAAGTATTTGAATAGATAGAAAACTTCGCCGCGTGTATTGCTCGCTTCTCTAAAGTATTTTTATGACTAGAATTTTTCATTACTTGCTCTTCGTTAGCCTGCTTCTATCCAAGATGACGATTAATATGAACGCGCAAAGACCGCTTGCTCTTTTGAGGCTTTACCACAGCGGACGCAGTTTCCAGTTCCCCCTGGTTGGTCGAAGGGGATACAGCGACTGGTTGCCTTAGTATCCTCTTTAATCGCAGCTTCGCACTCACGTTCGCCACACCACCACGCCATAACAAAGCCTTCAGTTACCGCTTCTTGGAATTCATCATAGGTGTTGACAGTGCGCATGTTGGCGTTTCGGAAGGCGAGAGCGGCATCGAATAATGCTTTCTGAATGGTTGCAAGCATATCACGCGCTGAGTTGACGATACAATTCATGCTTATGGGAGTTTTGCCTTCTCGCCCAGGCATATCTCTTCGAGCGAAAGTGACCTGCTCATTATCAAGGTCTTTGGGGCCGATTTCGATGCGTAACGGCACACCGCGCATTTCCCAATCGTTGAACTTGAAACCAGGTGTCATTTCGTTGCGATCATCGAGTTTTACTCTGATGCAAGCAGCTTTCAGATCGTTAAAGACGTTTGTTGCAACTGGTAGTACCTTGGATTTTTCCTCATCACTTTTGCCAATAGGGACAATTACCACTTGAATCGGCGCTAGGTTGGGAGGAAGCCTGAGACCGTTGTCGTCACCATGAGCCATGACAATAGCGCCTATCATTCGAGTGCTCATTCCCCAACTTGATGTGTGGACAAGTTGTTGCTGGTTATCTTGATCAAGAAATTGGATGTTAAATGCCTTGGCAAAATTCTCGCCGAGGTAGTGGGAGGTAGCGGCTTGTAATGCGCGCTTATCACCCATCATGGCTTCTATTGTATAGCTGTTAACCGCTCCCGCGAACTTCTCACTTTCGCTTTTGCGCCCTTTGATAACTGGGATTGCAGCTTGTTCTTCAGCAAACTCGCGATAGATCTCGAGCATATTCAACGTTTCTTCTTGAGCTTCATTAGCGGTTGCATGCGC
This region includes:
- the proS gene encoding proline--tRNA ligase, with amino-acid sequence MADKITPRSEDYSRWYNDIVQRAELASHAPVRGCMVIRPYGYAIWENLQAALDKRFKETGHVNAYFPLLIPESFLKKEAEHVEGFSPELAVVTIGGGETLEEPLVVRPTSETIIGHMYAEWIQSYRDLPLLINQWANVVRWEMRPRLFLRTTEFLWQEGHTAHATANEAQEETLNMLEIYREFAEEQAAIPVIKGRKSESEKFAGAVNSYTIEAMMGDKRALQAATSHYLGENFAKAFNIQFLDQDNQQQLVHTSSWGMSTRMIGAIVMAHGDDNGLRLPPNLAPIQVVIVPIGKSDEEKSKVLPVATNVFNDLKAACIRVKLDDRNEMTPGFKFNDWEMRGVPLRIEIGPKDLDNEQVTFARRDMPGREGKTPISMNCIVNSARDMLATIQKALFDAALAFRNANMRTVNTYDEFQEAVTEGFVMAWWCGERECEAAIKEDTKATSRCIPFDQPGGTGNCVRCGKASKEQAVFARSY